GGATTCCTTTGATGATACTGCTGTTGATTTACTTATAGTACTCTCAGTTCCCtgtatatatagaattacattctacttcaatttaattacatcAAAGAGTTATTGCTGATATAGAGCAGATTTGAAAATGCTGTACACGCAATACAAGTGTAAATACTAATTTTACCTGTCTACTAAATATGATTCTAGATCCTCCACTCTCAGCAGATGGCAAGTCTGGAATTTTTCCTGTCTGTTGAAAATAAGTGTTTACCCAGTTTCGGACTTCACtccttatattttcttctattatgGCGCTTTTTTCTTTACGAATTCTTTCTTTAGCTTCGACCACCAAATTTTCGTATAACTCTTGATATTTAACTTGTTTTTCATATCTCTCTTCTTTGACTTTCTCAGCTTGTCTAGCATTTTCCGTAATTTCTTGACTCGGTTGAAGCATACCTTTAAAAAtagatagatataaatatacatacacactatttattatatatgtatcacttattattttaataaaaaaaaaaaaaaaaaaaaaaaaaataccaattaataacatttcttCGAGACGTCGTTTCCGAATTTTGCATCTAGTCACGTATCCTCTCCAaactttttgaatttttattacagcCGTCCTTTCACACGATTCTTTTATCTTTGCATCTGCTTTAATCGCcgatttattctttatttgacgaatttctttcataaattGATATCTTAATCGGCCTTGTCTAGCGCGTTCGTGAGCCTAATATTTGCatagataatatttaaatgtagGTTAATATACCAATAgtattatcattttttaatctcATAAATTCGTACCTGTATAAGTCTTATCGCTTCGGATTCAGACATATTTTTTGGTGCAACTACTTCATCCAAAGCACCTATAccttttaaaatactttctaTATATTTCCGTTTTCCTTCGATCTCTTGTAAACATTCGCGTCTAAAATATCTcggaatttgaatttcaacTTCTTGCGGAGTAAcgcttaattttattaaaatatcatcgaAATAACTATACTCTGAAAGATCTATTTCGACTAATTCATgttttaattctaaaattctacCAAGGCATGAGACTaacaattgttttattaatattcgtttTTGCGGTTGAATTATTTGGTCGTAACacaattctaatttattaCAGATAAGAATATATCTTACGTATAATTCCGAAACCGTATTATGAGCTTTTTTACGATCCTTTTGCGACTTAGCGTTTTGCAAATTTGTATCAATTTGAAGGAGTTCCTCCATATCAGTCTGCGCGCTTTTCCAAAGTTCGTTATATATCATACTTGACATGatcgaaatatcttttcttttctatttaaaaataaaattacagaaaaataaatcgaatgaTTATGTGAGCAAACACTTTGCTTTATTCGTCTTTCAGGATTGTTAGAAATCGTTGGTATCGTAGCAACCATCAATTAAACTAGTATGTAATATGtacaattcttttaaaaatgcttatttaaaaaaggttttatatttaaatacatattttttataagtaCATCTAACTTAATTTTTTACGAGTGTTAGCATAAtgtgtttaattatttgtataatcATCTTACAACTGTTTGAAATAGCTATGTTAAGTGAAACATGCGCTTATTTGaagcaaataaatatacaatctTGCGACATATATAATGCAAAGATCTGGAACATGTTTACATCCTATAGAGACTCCTGTACAATCtagtacaaaataatttttattagatttacaagaaaaacaaatttatacaaatatatttcaattcaaATTGTGTTTTTGAATGCAACATAAAAGAGGGAGTTCGACGCAACCGGCTATTTTTGTAACTCGTAACATGCTTCAGAGCATTCCGGTTGCCTGTTTCAAAACGTCATCTTAAGTGATCATTTGTtcacgaaaataatttctgtaaATACGGTTCATCACCGATTAAAGGTGGTGATGAGAAAAAAGCAATTGCAGTAATGGCGTCGGCATTGGagcaatttgtaaataatgtgCGAACGCTCTCAAAACAAGGTACGACAGATGTTCGAACCTTCCTTATATTCTTATGAACCTAACCTCCAAGAATAATCCTAAAGGTTTATTAGAACGTTCTGCGTTACTCTATAATGATCCTTTCCTAGAAAAATAAGATACGAGTTCACAATATTTTCTCATTGTGGTATCGAATAACTCatccatttaattttattcagaTCGTATATAAATCTGATTCCTATATTAAGTATATCTATGACTAAatcttaaatatgtatatcaacatttttctttacagCGCCATATAaacttttttcttaaattgtttaatatcaagtatatataaaaaatatatgcatTTGTTAAATCAATAttctattgtaaataaaattataatattttttgaagtaattgttaaataatattcaattgcCTTATGTTCCTTAGGTAATTTTAGAGAGCTGTCAGAAATAATAACTAAAAGCACAGacgttctaataaaaaatggaCAACATTTAGATAATGTTTTGGAAACCCTAAATCTGCAGGAACATTCATTAGGTATTTTGGCAGTATTATGTGTGAAATTTTCACTGCCTAATCCTAATAGTGCAAACAATGGTGATGCTTATAAACCACTATTTAATCAAGTTCAGGAATTTATCATTGGTTGTAATGGAGAACAAGTTAGATTTGCTTCTGATATATGTAAGTTTCTaacctttcttcttttgtattcGGAaccattaaaattataatgaaactatttttataattgattTCTATCATTTACATTGTAGATGCAGAATTATGCCATTTATTTACTCAAACATTAGTTGAACTGCAAATACCATTGCGTGGTATTGAACTATTATGCCGTGCAATACGTAAAATACAACTATTCGATAGCCAGCTTACTTCAATACATGCTGATCTTTGTCAACTATGTCTTCTCTCTAAGTGTTTCAAACCAGCACTTGAATTTCTCGATATAGATATTACTGGTATCAGCCAGGAGGAAGGACAATTTGATTCaaaatactttttactttattattattatggtGGTATGATATATACAGCATTAAAGAATTATGATAGAGCATTGTACTTTTTTGAAGTGTGTGTAACCACACCTGCCATGGCAGTTAGTTACATTATGTTAGAAGCCTACAAGAAATATATTCTGGTCTCTTTAATTTTGCATGGGAAAGTTTTGAATCTACCTAGGTATACGAGTCAAGTAGTTAATAGGTACATGAAACCACTGGGTCAACAGTATCAAGAATTGGCTACAGCTTATCAAATGAATAGTTGTGAAGAACTGCAGATTATTATCACCAAATATCAACAACTGTTTACAAGAGACCATAATATGGGACTGGTGAAACAAGTGCTCAgctatttatacaaaaagaaCATACAAAGATTGACAAAAACTTTTTTGACTCTTAGCTTAAGTGATGTGGCTAGTAGAGTTCAATTATCTGGTCCTGCTGAtgcagaaaaatatatattaaacatgGTAAATgcactatatttattttatataatattatatatttattatttatataaataaatgtgtgtatatatgtatagatgttacataaaaatgttttatatttataatcataGATAGAAGATGGTGAAATTTTTGCAACAATCAATCAAAAAGATGGTATGGTAGTGTTTCATGATGATCCAGAGAAATACAATTCACCACAGATGTTGgcaaaattagaaaaagaaatggcAGCATGTATGGAATTGGACAAACGAGTTCTCGAAATGGAAGAAGAAGTTGTTCTTACACCGCAATATGTTCGAAAAGCTTGTGGACAAAATGATCAAGATGATCAAACACCTGGACCTGCTCCAACAAATGTAACAAATGCGCAAGGCCAATCTAAACATAGCACCTATTCCATGTAACATATACACGTCGTTGTGCGttatctttattaaaaaagagaaaaaaacgaAGCGAATCTTGTTGAAAACGAAGACTTGAATATTTTGAAGCCTGTTTTGGATGAAGATAAATATCCGAAATTTGGCGAAACATAATctattttgtacaaaataaaaagaacattGCTATGTATCATTATATCTTTTCTGAATCTCTGTAAAAGTGAAGATTGATTGCTAAGTTGTAAGCTATGAAGTGTCTGTAAGGAGTTGTGAACTCAAACATTCTTAATTTTCTAAGCcgtttacaattaatttttgtacaaaatatactATGCATATAGAACGAAATTTAAAACTCTTTCCGAAGGAATTACTTAACATCTGAAGCAGGCTTTATATGCAAACAATAtgcaacaaaaacaaaaaagattgTACATGTTGTAGTTACAATATTGTGATACATAGCTACAAGATTATCACACTTTCAACATAAACAACATTTGATTCATGTATGGGCATTTTCATGGGAATTCATAAAAAAACTTCATCAGTACTGATAATGCAACGATGACTCATGTACATACATTTCTCACAAAAAGGAAAGTGATTAAATACAAGTGTACTTAtcattttcgaaaaaaaatatCGCTCAATGCACAACTGTGCCAGGTAAGTACACTACGCTTTTCAGCTCAGTAGAAATCAGTTGTCAATATATATAGGGAATTTAATATACAagatatacatgtattattgctattattttatttcaaattttaaaaagaaatatttgggATGAATGATCTAGATtattatggaaaatatttcattatattaattatattttgtgcTAAACATTCTGGAATGTACAGATGTTTCTTTTTGAAACTAATGTTTGTAATTTCATCTTTTTGTTAAATGATAGCTAAATATCCACAACCAGTTTATggtgtatatttattttttatatttttaagcgCTTCTctttttacatataataatatgattaagactttatgataataatttttttatttccgtaAAAACCAGCTGAAATATCTCTTCTTTACTTTCCAATCCATCAATGAATGTTATTGTCTTACAAAAATCATTGTCCTTCATTAATTCGTCTCTAtgctttaaatattctggccaaacaattttttcaaaatagcCAGGAACATCTGGTGGATCGTATActcttcctttccttctttcccaacattcttcttttgttaatgttataaaatatttacgatcACATAAATCTGAAATAACCTTACATTTGAAAAGTAAAAACCcatctaatattaatatatttttattaactgtTTCCGAAGAACTATTTTCTGTAGGTGATGATTTGATCAATTGTAAAACATCTGAACGCATTTTGTTCATATCCATACTGGTTATTACTTCCCAGTTTAAATGATTAAGTTCATCAATTTTTACATGACGTGGATCATTTTTCGGTAAGAAATAGTTGTCTTGGTATATCACTACTGAATTTTTTAACTCATTATGAAGTCGATTAGTTAAAGAAGTCTTTCCACTGCATGTTGCACCCGAAATACCAAGCACAAACCATTTCTTTGAAGACATTTTAAGTTTTCtctagtaataataatt
This genomic window from Bombus fervidus isolate BK054 chromosome 5, iyBomFerv1, whole genome shotgun sequence contains:
- the Csn3 gene encoding COP9 signalosome subunit 3, which translates into the protein MASALEQFVNNVRTLSKQGNFRELSEIITKSTDVLIKNGQHLDNVLETLNLQEHSLGILAVLCVKFSLPNPNSANNGDAYKPLFNQVQEFIIGCNGEQVRFASDIYAELCHLFTQTLVELQIPLRGIELLCRAIRKIQLFDSQLTSIHADLCQLCLLSKCFKPALEFLDIDITGISQEEGQFDSKYFLLYYYYGGMIYTALKNYDRALYFFEVCVTTPAMAVSYIMLEAYKKYILVSLILHGKVLNLPRYTSQVVNRYMKPLGQQYQELATAYQMNSCEELQIIITKYQQLFTRDHNMGLVKQVLSYLYKKNIQRLTKTFLTLSLSDVASRVQLSGPADAEKYILNMIEDGEIFATINQKDGMVVFHDDPEKYNSPQMLAKLEKEMAACMELDKRVLEMEEEVVLTPQYVRKACGQNDQDDQTPGPAPTNVTNAQGQSKHSTYSM
- the Nrk1 gene encoding nicotinamide riboside kinase, which encodes MSSKKWFVLGISGATCSGKTSLTNRLHNELKNSVVIYQDNYFLPKNDPRHVKIDELNHLNWEVITSMDMNKMRSDVLQLIKSSPTENSSSETVNKNILILDGFLLFKCKVISDLCDRKYFITLTKEECWERRKGRVYDPPDVPGYFEKIVWPEYLKHRDELMKDNDFCKTITFIDGLESKEEIFQLVFTEIKKLLS